A segment of the Catenuloplanes nepalensis genome:
GCCTGCCGGACGTGATGACCCGCGCGTTCCTGAAGAAGGTCACGGACTACACCGAGTACTACCGCCTCGACTCGCGCCTCGGCGCGCCGGTGGCGCCGTCCCCGGTCGCGGGTTCGCCGTCCGCGAGCGCCTCCGCCAGCCCGAAGGCGACGCCGTCCGCGACGCCCAGCCCGACGCCGGGCACGCCGGCCCAGGCCGCCGCCCCCGCCCCGGTCGCACCGGCGCCGCAGGGCACCACGAGCGCGCCGAAGCCGCCGCCGCTGCCCGGCCAGCAGATCACCCACTGGAAAACCGGTAGGTGCATCGACGCCGGAGCGGCCACCGACGGCGTGATCATGACGGTTACGGACTGCAACCCGACGTCCGGGACCGCGCAGCGCTGGGACGTCCGCTCGGACGGCACGATCCGGTCGTACGTGACCGGGCTCTGCCTGGACGTGGCGTGGGCGAAGGTCGACAACAACGTCAAGGTCCAGACCGCCAATTGCAACGGTACGGCCGCGCAGCAGTGGACGATCGCGGACAACACGCTCTACACAGGACTCGACAGCAACTACTGCCTGGACCTGAACCAGAGCGAGGCGGGCCTGCCGGTCGTCATCTGGTGGTGCGTCCACCACGACAAGCAGTCCTGGACCGTCAAGAAGTGACACAGCGTGGCGGCCCGGCGACGACCGGGCCGTCACCCCTGGTCGAACGGGGTGTGATCAGCGCCGTTCGGCGATGGTGTTCGTAACCTGGTCGTGCTATCCAGTCCTGAGCAATCGGTAAGCAGGTCCTCCACGGCCTGTCTCGGCGGCCGGGCGACCACAGGGAGACACCATGCTGATGGGCGGGATGATGCCCGTTACCCAGCTGATACTCATGATCAGAAACTCACCGCCGGCTAACGGCGTGACATTGATGAAAGGTATGCCGCCGGACCGCCTGCCGGTGGTGCTGAAGGAGCTGACCCCGGCCGATCTGGCACGTCTGCTGCCCGTGATGGCGGTGGACTACCGCACCCGGGTCGTCGGGATGCTCTCCGAGGCCCAGCTGATCGGCGTGGCCGGGAAGCTGCCGCAGGAGTCCGCGGTGACGGTGCTGCGCTCGCTGCCGGAGGAACAGCTGGTCGCGATCGTCGACCGGCTTCCCGGCCCGGTGTCGAGCGCGCTCTACGGCTCGCTGCCGTCCGCGGTGCAGCCGGACGTGCTGTCGAAGATGGACCCGCGGCAGGCCCAGGCCGCGGTCGCGCCGCACTACGAGCGGGCGGTCGCGGACGCGCTGGCCAGGGCGAACACGGAGGTTCTGATCCCGCACTCGGGACCGGCCGGGGTGCTGCTGGTGCCGCTGTTCGGCCGCCGGGTGGCGATCGCACCCCGGCACGGCGACGACGGCCGGGTCGCGGTCCGCGACGCGGAGGAGGCGGCCTACCACCACCGGGCCCACGCGGCGCTGGCCATCACGGACCTGCCGGTCGCGGAGGACGTGCAGGCGTACTGCTCGCAGGCCCGCCGCGAGGGCCGTTCGCTGGACACCGCACTGTGGGCCGGCGACCGGCACGACGGCGCACTGAAGAAGGCACTGGTCAGCCTGTTCCGCTGACGCTGCCGAAGGCTGCCGCCGCCCCGCGCGGCGGCAGCCCGCCGCTGCTCGCCGCCGCTGCTGCTGCTCGCCGCCGCCGCCGCTGCTGCTGCTCGCCGCCGCTGCTCGCCGCTGCTGCTGCTGCTCGCCGCTGCTGCTCGCCGCTGCTGCTGCTCGCCGCCGGTTTCCGGCGCTGCTCTCTGCCGCTGCTCTCCGGCGCCGGTTTCCGGCACCGCTCTCTGGCGCTGTTGAACCGATGACGATTGCCGTCGTCGTATGGCAGTCGGCGTCTGGCGGGAGGACGGTGGTGGCCATGGTGCGACGCGGCGTGCCGGTGCGAGGGCGTGTTCGGTGGATCCCGACGGGCTGCGGCGAGGCCCAGGCGCCGCCTGGCCGCACGTCGCACGAGCCCACACACAACACCGGTATGAGGGCTTCCGCGGCGCACACCCGGCCGACACCTGGACCGCGCCTCGCTCCGGTCCCCAGGCCGATACAGGTTCCAGCGGCCAGAGGACGGCGCGGCATGCTGGCGGCAACGGTCCTGCTGGCCGGATGCGCTCTACTGACGCCCACCGCTGCCCATGGTGCGACGGACGCAGCCCTGGAGGTGGCGGGCGTTGCCCGTGGCGCCGCGGGCGCGGCACGGGAAGCGGCGGGGGTGACGCGGGGCACGGCGGGCCCGGCGCGGGAGAGGGCGAGCGCACCGAGGGAGGCGGCGGGCGTGGCCCGCGGCGCTCAGGGCGCGATTCACGCTGGCCAGGGCGCGGCACCTGGTGTGCCGGAGCCGGACGAGACACGGTATTACGTGGTGGGGGAGCCGGTCGATGGCCGGCGGGAGTACCTCTATCAGATCGCGGTGGAGACACTGGGCGACGGAAACCGGTTCCCGGAGATCGTGGCGCTCAACGAGAACCGGGTGCAGCCGGACGGCCGGCGGCTGACCGACCCGGCGGTGCTGGAACCCGGCTGGATCCTGCTGCTGCCGCCGGACGCGGCCGGGCCGTCGGTGCGCGCCGGTGCGCTGCCGTCCGCGCCGGTTGCGGCCGGGCCGCCGGGCGGGGACGGCGGCGGGCAGGTGCGTTCGG
Coding sequences within it:
- a CDS encoding magnesium transporter MgtE N-terminal domain-containing protein, with the translated sequence MKGMPPDRLPVVLKELTPADLARLLPVMAVDYRTRVVGMLSEAQLIGVAGKLPQESAVTVLRSLPEEQLVAIVDRLPGPVSSALYGSLPSAVQPDVLSKMDPRQAQAAVAPHYERAVADALARANTEVLIPHSGPAGVLLVPLFGRRVAIAPRHGDDGRVAVRDAEEAAYHHRAHAALAITDLPVAEDVQAYCSQARREGRSLDTALWAGDRHDGALKKALVSLFR